A DNA window from Kitasatospora atroaurantiaca contains the following coding sequences:
- a CDS encoding helix-turn-helix domain containing protein, translated as MSTPQDPNEAARLTQELLDQGYTKRQVAKMLGRDASLVSQFFTKGKGKAFVQALRQVVRAVRGGERDTEVLGAVAQENVERRRTKTGQKARVRGKDVIGAPGGSMAGRAGKQAIKHGASHLAPVVHETGAAGGHLAFTVRMKANQFTLAAGSKTDSPGIRRGVVPRADGTEERTYGSSSTGGFDAAEWSQRVADHHGDVTEAFQAWMAETGRAVEDAEILYLEVRGWVPPQQQ; from the coding sequence GTGAGCACGCCTCAGGACCCGAACGAGGCCGCGAGGCTGACCCAGGAGCTGCTGGATCAGGGGTACACCAAGCGCCAGGTCGCCAAGATGCTCGGCCGCGACGCCTCCCTGGTCTCCCAGTTCTTCACCAAGGGCAAGGGCAAGGCGTTCGTCCAGGCGCTGCGCCAGGTCGTGCGCGCGGTGCGCGGCGGCGAGCGGGACACCGAGGTCCTCGGCGCGGTCGCCCAGGAGAACGTGGAGCGCCGCCGCACGAAGACGGGGCAGAAGGCGCGGGTGCGGGGGAAGGACGTCATCGGCGCCCCGGGCGGCAGCATGGCGGGCCGGGCGGGGAAGCAGGCCATCAAGCACGGCGCCTCGCACCTCGCCCCGGTGGTCCACGAGACCGGCGCGGCCGGTGGTCACCTCGCGTTCACGGTCCGGATGAAGGCGAATCAGTTCACGCTGGCGGCCGGGTCGAAGACGGACTCGCCGGGCATCCGGCGCGGCGTCGTCCCGCGTGCGGACGGCACCGAGGAGCGCACCTACGGCTCCAGCTCGACCGGCGGGTTCGATGCCGCCGAGTGGTCCCAGCGGGTCGCCGACCACCACGGCGACGTCACCGAGGCGTTCCAGGCGTGGATGGCGGAGACCGGCCGCGCGGTGGAGGACGCCGAGATCCTCTACCTCGAAGTCCGCGGCTGGGTGCCCCCGCAGCAGCAGTAG
- a CDS encoding TetR/AcrR family transcriptional regulator, with protein MRADARRNYERILAAAGAAIAQHGVEASLEEIARHAGVGSATLHRHFPSRRALLEAVFRDRVEALCATARDLAAEPDPGAALVTWLHAVAAHAVTNKGLGAALMPGAGDGGPTLGDTCHTMIVNAGGELLTRAHQAHAVRPDVTITQLLKLVGAIALATEFDSDGAAEAERLLTLVIDGVRPHGTGRGRSLDTPSEDQ; from the coding sequence ATGCGCGCCGATGCACGGCGCAACTATGAACGGATCCTGGCCGCGGCCGGGGCCGCCATCGCCCAACACGGCGTTGAAGCCTCCCTGGAGGAGATCGCGCGGCACGCCGGGGTCGGCTCAGCCACACTGCACCGGCACTTCCCTTCCCGGCGGGCACTGCTGGAGGCCGTCTTCAGAGATCGGGTGGAGGCTCTCTGCGCCACGGCGCGCGACCTGGCCGCCGAGCCCGACCCCGGAGCCGCGCTCGTCACCTGGCTCCACGCCGTCGCAGCCCACGCCGTGACCAACAAGGGCCTGGGAGCAGCCCTGATGCCTGGTGCCGGCGACGGCGGTCCGACACTGGGAGACACCTGCCACACGATGATCGTGAACGCCGGCGGCGAACTGCTCACGCGTGCTCACCAGGCGCACGCCGTACGCCCCGACGTCACCATCACCCAACTGCTCAAACTCGTCGGAGCCATCGCGCTGGCCACCGAATTCGACAGTGACGGCGCCGCCGAGGCCGAACGCCTGCTGACACTCGTCATCGACGGGGTGCGCCCGCACGGGACAGGGCGGGGGCGATCCTTGGACACACCAAGCGAGGACCAGTAG
- a CDS encoding DEAD/DEAH box helicase translates to MDTAPVQPPAAATPALAAAGRTAEAGTVPAARPVPSRLVIAELRDFQKDAVSAVWREVRDGGRCIVEAACGSGKTLIAAACAHRLALRGRVLVLVPTIELLEQTANSWSTQGGRRGLAIAACSRDEALEQAEGGGHLETEITTQAARVADLVAAVPTGRPVTVYATYASLERIVQAHRQFGLPAWDLVVVDEAHRTAGAVEKPWAAVHEDDQVPALRRVYFTATPRVADAKPGAPDDLSHLTDASGDLLVYSMSDPTVYGNTVFRWSFSQGVAHGWIADYEVLVPVITDQDLQELLALPAVADLRSQRTNEDLQRMALQVAVLRAIADLGLRRVITFHSRIPAARQFAATLVETADLLPDYDRPERLWANAVAGTDRLRDRRAAFAEFAAHTGEDGEECGILSNARLLSEGIDLPAVDAICFADAKSSVIDIVQAVGRAVRQKPQQGKTARVIIPVYLPAPQTAAETEDVPDADPAKVTEASPAVRAEAATEIDASAFRTVWRVLQALAAHDSRVVGRIAELRTHRSQQQQPAAAGPGGQAGAEAEEGEGEVSPVEWLRIDARANSAAILRALKLRAFSPRAVEWERMHKLAAAFHAEHGHLDATDRERDGDLVGWLVRQRYLRGAGLLDAARVSELDALGMIWDKHGHAWERGYAYARAIAARTGHLAIPAAEKLDGYAVGAWVGRQRKNPKLTARQDAALTALDALWRLEPDWNRSYRRLVAYLAAGGTLTGPANRTGGADDPTFRPGAWLRKQNQLAAAGKHTAQQTALLDALGAWRTT, encoded by the coding sequence GTGGACACCGCACCCGTCCAGCCGCCGGCCGCCGCGACGCCTGCTCTCGCCGCCGCCGGCCGTACGGCCGAGGCCGGCACGGTCCCGGCCGCGCGCCCGGTCCCGTCGAGGCTGGTGATCGCCGAGCTGCGCGACTTCCAGAAGGACGCCGTCTCGGCGGTCTGGCGGGAGGTGAGGGACGGCGGACGGTGCATCGTGGAGGCGGCGTGCGGCTCCGGCAAGACGCTGATCGCCGCCGCGTGCGCCCACCGCCTCGCGCTCAGGGGCCGGGTCCTGGTGCTCGTCCCGACAATTGAGCTGCTGGAGCAGACCGCCAACTCCTGGTCCACGCAGGGCGGCCGCCGGGGCCTCGCCATCGCCGCCTGCTCGCGGGACGAAGCACTGGAGCAGGCCGAGGGCGGAGGGCACCTGGAAACCGAGATCACCACCCAGGCCGCCCGCGTCGCCGACCTGGTCGCCGCAGTCCCCACCGGCCGGCCGGTCACCGTCTACGCCACCTACGCGTCCCTGGAGCGGATCGTCCAGGCCCACCGGCAGTTCGGCCTGCCCGCATGGGACCTGGTTGTCGTCGACGAGGCCCACCGCACCGCCGGCGCGGTGGAGAAGCCATGGGCGGCCGTCCACGAGGACGACCAGGTCCCGGCGCTGCGCCGCGTCTACTTCACCGCGACCCCGAGGGTGGCGGACGCCAAGCCCGGCGCCCCGGACGACCTTTCCCACCTGACCGACGCGAGCGGCGACCTGCTCGTCTACTCGATGAGCGACCCCACGGTCTACGGCAACACAGTCTTCCGCTGGTCCTTCAGCCAGGGGGTCGCGCACGGCTGGATCGCCGACTACGAGGTCCTGGTACCGGTCATCACCGACCAGGACCTCCAAGAGCTCCTCGCACTCCCCGCCGTCGCCGACCTTCGCTCCCAGCGCACCAACGAGGACCTGCAGAGGATGGCCTTGCAGGTCGCGGTGCTGCGCGCCATCGCCGACCTCGGGCTGCGCCGCGTGATCACGTTCCACTCCCGGATCCCGGCAGCCCGTCAGTTCGCCGCCACCTTGGTGGAGACGGCGGACCTGCTCCCCGACTACGACCGGCCGGAGCGGCTGTGGGCGAACGCCGTGGCCGGCACCGACCGCCTGCGTGACCGCCGCGCGGCGTTCGCCGAATTCGCCGCCCACACCGGCGAGGACGGCGAGGAATGCGGCATCCTCTCGAACGCGCGCCTGCTGTCGGAGGGCATCGACCTGCCGGCGGTGGACGCGATCTGCTTCGCCGACGCGAAGTCGTCCGTCATCGACATCGTCCAAGCCGTCGGCCGCGCCGTGCGCCAGAAGCCGCAGCAGGGCAAGACCGCCCGCGTGATCATTCCCGTCTACCTCCCCGCCCCCCAGACCGCAGCGGAGACCGAGGACGTACCCGACGCCGACCCCGCCAAGGTCACCGAGGCCTCACCCGCAGTCCGGGCCGAGGCCGCCACTGAGATTGACGCCTCCGCCTTCCGTACGGTCTGGCGCGTCCTGCAAGCGCTCGCCGCCCATGACTCCCGCGTGGTCGGCCGGATCGCCGAGCTGCGCACCCATCGCTCCCAGCAGCAGCAGCCGGCCGCCGCCGGGCCTGGCGGCCAGGCCGGCGCCGAGGCCGAGGAGGGGGAGGGGGAGGTCTCGCCGGTCGAGTGGCTGCGGATCGACGCGAGGGCGAACTCCGCAGCGATCCTACGGGCGTTGAAGCTGCGCGCGTTCAGCCCGCGCGCGGTGGAGTGGGAGCGGATGCACAAGCTCGCGGCCGCGTTCCACGCCGAGCACGGGCACCTCGACGCCACCGACAGGGAACGGGACGGCGATCTGGTGGGCTGGCTGGTCCGCCAGCGGTACCTGCGCGGCGCCGGGTTGCTGGACGCCGCCCGTGTCTCCGAGCTGGACGCGCTCGGGATGATCTGGGACAAGCACGGACACGCCTGGGAGCGGGGCTACGCCTACGCCCGCGCCATCGCGGCCCGTACCGGGCACCTGGCTATCCCGGCGGCGGAGAAGCTGGACGGCTACGCGGTCGGCGCATGGGTGGGACGGCAGCGCAAGAACCCCAAGCTCACCGCCCGTCAGGACGCCGCGCTGACAGCACTGGACGCCCTGTGGCGCCTGGAGCCCGACTGGAACCGCTCCTACCGCCGACTTGTCGCCTACCTCGCCGCCGGAGGCACGCTCACCGGGCCGGCCAACCGCACAGGCGGCGCGGACGACCCGACGTTCCGCCCGGGCGCGTGGCTGCGGAAGCAGAACCAGCTGGCCGCCGCCGGGAAGCACACAGCCCAGCAGACCGCGCTGCTGGACGCTCTCGGTGCCTGGCGCACCACCTGA
- the rox gene encoding rifampin monooxygenase codes for MIDVIVVGGGPTGLMLAGELRLHGVHVVVLEKLTEPTGQSRGRGLHTRSVEMMDQRGLLDRFLAVSEKFQVGAFFGGIHKPWPDRLDTAHPYGLSTLQPVTERLLNEHALELGAEIRRGCEVVGLSQDEGGVTVELADGTHLRSRYLVGCDGGRSVVRKRLGVGFPGEPAKVETLLGDMEMTEDPETVAAVVAEVRKTQLMFGTIPNGDGTYRVVVPADGVVEDRATAPTLEEFKKQLQAFAGTDFGVHSPRWLSRFGDATRQAERYRVGRVLLAGDAAHIHPPVGGQGLNLGVQDAFNLGWKLAAEVNGWAPEGLLDSYHTERHPVGARVLDNARAQITLMGTDPGATALRELFSKLMDFEEANRYVTGMITAVGIRYDFGEGHELLGRRLRDVKLKQGRLYELMHDGRGLLLDQIGRLSVEGWADRVDHVVDVSEELDVPAVLLRPDGYVAWVGEDQQDLLGRLPKWFGAAVS; via the coding sequence ATGATTGACGTGATCGTGGTCGGCGGCGGACCGACCGGCTTGATGCTGGCCGGCGAGTTGCGGCTGCACGGCGTGCACGTAGTCGTGCTGGAGAAGTTGACCGAGCCGACCGGGCAGTCCCGCGGGCGCGGCCTGCACACGCGCAGCGTCGAGATGATGGACCAGCGCGGCCTGCTGGACCGGTTCCTCGCGGTCAGTGAGAAGTTCCAGGTCGGCGCTTTCTTCGGCGGCATCCACAAGCCGTGGCCGGACCGGTTGGACACGGCGCACCCGTACGGCCTCTCCACCCTTCAGCCGGTCACCGAGCGGCTGCTCAACGAGCATGCCCTCGAACTCGGTGCCGAGATCCGGCGCGGCTGCGAAGTGGTCGGGCTGAGCCAGGACGAGGGCGGGGTGACCGTCGAGCTGGCGGACGGCACGCACCTGCGCTCGCGCTACCTCGTCGGGTGCGACGGTGGCCGCAGTGTGGTGCGCAAGCGGCTCGGCGTCGGTTTCCCGGGCGAGCCCGCCAAGGTCGAGACGCTGCTGGGCGATATGGAGATGACCGAGGATCCGGAGACGGTTGCCGCCGTCGTCGCGGAAGTCCGCAAGACCCAACTGATGTTCGGCACCATCCCCAACGGGGACGGGACGTACCGCGTCGTCGTGCCCGCCGACGGCGTGGTCGAGGACCGTGCGACCGCGCCGACCCTCGAGGAGTTCAAGAAGCAGCTGCAGGCGTTCGCGGGCACCGACTTCGGCGTGCATTCGCCGCGCTGGCTCTCCCGGTTCGGCGACGCCACTCGGCAGGCCGAGCGCTACCGGGTCGGCCGGGTGCTGCTGGCCGGCGACGCGGCGCACATCCACCCGCCGGTGGGCGGGCAGGGGCTCAACCTCGGCGTGCAGGACGCGTTCAACCTCGGCTGGAAACTGGCGGCCGAGGTCAACGGCTGGGCGCCGGAGGGGCTGCTGGACAGCTATCACACCGAACGGCACCCGGTGGGCGCCCGCGTGCTGGACAACGCCCGCGCGCAGATCACGCTGATGGGGACCGATCCGGGTGCGACCGCGCTGCGGGAGCTGTTCTCGAAGCTGATGGACTTCGAGGAGGCGAACCGGTACGTGACCGGGATGATCACCGCTGTGGGGATCCGCTACGACTTCGGCGAGGGCCACGAACTGCTCGGCCGGCGGCTGCGGGACGTGAAGCTGAAGCAGGGTCGCCTCTACGAGCTGATGCACGACGGCCGCGGACTGCTGCTCGACCAGATCGGCCGCCTCTCGGTGGAGGGCTGGGCGGATCGGGTCGACCACGTCGTCGACGTCAGCGAGGAACTGGACGTGCCTGCGGTGCTGCTGCGGCCGGACGGCTACGTGGCGTGGGTCGGTGAAGATCAGCAGGATCTGCTCGGCCGGCTGCCCAAGTGGTTCGGAGCTGCCGTCAGCTGA
- a CDS encoding NmrA/HSCARG family protein, whose translation MDPTDKTIVVTGATSLQGRAVTRHLLDGGWRVRALTRNPDGAPAKALASVGAQIVRAQMEDISSVIDAAEGAHGLFSVQPTVGSPGTAPDFCAEDEVRWGMNIAEAAQAVDIRHLVFSSVAGSGRHGSEVLPQNLVSKWRIEQHLAKLGVPATILRPVSFMENYTGGYALQSGRLVSGIAPDVPLQILAVDDVGFFAALAFSLPQEWIGRATDLAGDELTPVQIAAHIETAIGCPLPYAQIPIETIRAVDEQFAFAHEWLNERGYRADIAGTRRIHPAAMDFRTWLQRTGAAQVTAFLDAQQEVGRRR comes from the coding sequence GTGGATCCGACGGACAAGACCATCGTGGTGACCGGCGCGACCAGCCTGCAGGGACGGGCGGTGACCAGGCATCTGCTCGACGGTGGCTGGCGGGTGCGCGCCCTCACGCGCAATCCGGACGGGGCGCCGGCCAAAGCCCTGGCGAGCGTCGGCGCGCAGATCGTACGCGCGCAGATGGAGGACATCTCCTCCGTGATCGACGCTGCCGAGGGCGCCCACGGACTGTTCAGCGTTCAGCCCACGGTCGGCTCCCCCGGCACGGCGCCGGACTTCTGCGCCGAGGACGAGGTCCGCTGGGGTATGAACATCGCCGAGGCCGCCCAAGCCGTCGACATCAGGCACCTGGTCTTCAGCTCGGTCGCCGGCTCGGGCCGCCACGGCAGCGAGGTGCTGCCGCAGAACCTGGTCAGCAAATGGCGGATCGAGCAGCATCTTGCGAAGCTCGGTGTGCCCGCGACGATTCTGCGGCCGGTCTCCTTCATGGAGAACTACACCGGCGGATACGCCCTCCAGAGCGGCCGGCTGGTCTCAGGGATCGCACCCGACGTCCCGCTTCAGATCCTGGCCGTGGACGACGTCGGCTTCTTCGCCGCGCTGGCCTTCTCCCTGCCCCAGGAGTGGATCGGGCGCGCGACGGACCTGGCCGGAGACGAACTGACCCCGGTCCAGATCGCCGCGCACATCGAGACGGCCATCGGGTGCCCGCTTCCGTACGCCCAGATCCCGATAGAGACGATTCGCGCCGTCGACGAGCAGTTCGCGTTCGCCCACGAGTGGCTCAACGAACGCGGCTACCGCGCCGACATCGCCGGCACACGACGGATCCATCCCGCTGCGATGGACTTCCGCACCTGGCTGCAGCGAACCGGTGCAGCCCAGGTCACGGCATTCCTGGACGCCCAGCAGGAAGTGGGCCGGCGCCGGTGA
- a CDS encoding TIGR03620 family F420-dependent LLM class oxidoreductase: MSGRRPQLGRVGIWAGELDNCTGSDAREAVTMIEDLGFGTLWFPETAGREAMSQAGILLSQTRRIVVAAGSTAIYARDAVTTAAAQRTLEEAFPGRFLLGLWDSHPSLAEVIRGHRFGPPLPTMRAYLDALDTAPFGPPGTAASPHRVLAALDPGMLALATERAWGANPLGMPVEHTRNARAVLGPTALLAVTQLCVLGPDRSHTAALARTTAAAALPNRRTLLHDLGYEDVESLGDRLVDALVAHGTAADIARRVHEHLDAGADHVSLHLLTTTPHTPPTRQWRELAAHLLP, encoded by the coding sequence GTGAGCGGCCGGCGACCCCAGCTCGGGCGCGTCGGAATCTGGGCAGGCGAACTCGACAACTGTACGGGGTCCGATGCCCGCGAGGCCGTGACCATGATCGAGGACCTGGGCTTCGGTACCTTGTGGTTCCCGGAGACTGCGGGACGAGAGGCGATGTCACAGGCCGGGATCCTGCTGTCACAGACCCGGCGGATCGTCGTGGCAGCCGGCAGCACCGCCATCTACGCACGCGACGCCGTGACGACCGCCGCCGCACAGCGCACCCTCGAGGAGGCATTCCCCGGACGCTTCCTGCTCGGCCTCTGGGACAGCCACCCCAGCCTTGCCGAAGTCATCCGCGGCCACCGCTTCGGTCCCCCTCTGCCCACCATGCGCGCCTACCTCGACGCACTCGACACCGCCCCGTTCGGGCCGCCCGGCACGGCAGCCTCGCCACACCGTGTGCTCGCGGCCCTGGACCCTGGCATGCTCGCACTCGCCACCGAACGAGCCTGGGGCGCCAACCCGTTGGGCATGCCGGTCGAGCACACCCGAAACGCCAGAGCCGTCCTCGGACCCACCGCGCTCCTGGCCGTCACCCAGCTGTGCGTGCTGGGCCCGGACCGCTCGCACACAGCCGCACTGGCCCGCACCACGGCGGCGGCCGCCCTGCCCAACCGCCGCACTCTGCTGCACGACCTGGGGTACGAAGACGTGGAATCACTCGGCGACCGGCTCGTCGACGCACTCGTCGCCCACGGCACCGCAGCGGACATCGCCCGCCGCGTCCACGAGCACCTTGACGCCGGGGCCGACCATGTCAGCCTCCACCTCCTCACCACCACACCCCACACCCCACCCACCCGGCAGTGGCGGGAACTCGCCGCTCACCTACTGCCCTGA